The following coding sequences are from one Prionailurus viverrinus isolate Anna chromosome D2, UM_Priviv_1.0, whole genome shotgun sequence window:
- the GLRX3 gene encoding glutaredoxin-3: MAAGAAEAAAAVVEVGSTRQFEELLRLTAKSLLVVHFWAPWAPQCAQMNDVMAELAKEHPQVSFVKLEAEAVPEVSEKYGISSVPTFLFFKNSQKIDRLDGAHAPELTKKVQRHASSGSFPPSGNEHPKEDLNLRLKKLTHAAPCMLFMKGTPQEPRCGFSKQMVEILHKHNIQFSSFDIFSDEEVRQGLKTYSNWPTYPQLYVSGELIGGLDIIKELEASDELDTICPKAPKLEERLKVLTNKASVMLFMKGNKQEAKCGFSKQILEILNSTGVEYETFDILEDEEVRQGLKTFSNWPTYPQLYVKGELVGGLDIVKELKDNGELLPVLKGEN, from the exons GTCCCTCCTCGTGGTCCATTTTTGGGCGCCATGGGCTCCGCAGTGTGCTCAGATGAACGACGTGATGGCGGAGTTGGCCAAAGAGCACCCTCAAGTTTCATTTGTGAAG ttggaAGCTGAAGCCGTTCCTGAAGTATCTGAAAAATACGGGATTAGTTCTGTTCCCACCTTTCTGTTTTTCAAG aatTCTCAGAAAATTGACCGATTAGATGGTGCACACGCCCCAGAGTTGACCAAAAAAGTTCAGCGACACGCATCTAGCGGCTCCTTCCCACCCAGCGGTAATGAGCATCCTAAAGAAGACCTCAACCTGCGCCTGAAGAAACTAACTCACGCTGCCCCTTGCATGTTGTTTATGAAGGGGACTCCTCAGGAGCCCCGCTGTG GTTTCAGCAAGCAGATGGTGGAAATCCTTCACAAACACAATATTCAGTTTAGCAGTTTTGACATCTTCTCAGATGAAGAAGTTCGTCAGGGCCTCAAAACCTACTCCAACTGGCCTACCTATCCCCAGCTCTATGTGTCTGGGGAGCTCATAGGAGGACTTGATATAATCAAG GAGCTGGAAGCATCTGACGAACTAGATACAATTTGCCCCAAAGCTCCCAAATTAGAAGAAAG GCTCAAAGTACTGACAAATAAAGCTTCTGTGATGCTCTttatgaaaggaaacaaacag GAAGCAAAATGTGGATTCAGCAAACAGATTCTGGAGATACTAAATAGTACCGG TGTTGAATATGAGACATTTGACATATTGGAGGATGAAGAA GTTCGGCAGGGGTTAAAAACTTTCTCGAATTGGCCCACGTATCCTCAGCTGTATGTGAAAGGGGAACTTGTTGGAGGTCTGGATATTGTTAAG GAGCTGAAAGACAACGGTGAGCTGCTGCCAGTACTGAAAGGAGAGAACTAG